A section of the Saccharopolyspora gregorii genome encodes:
- a CDS encoding non-oxidative hydroxyarylic acid decarboxylases subunit D, whose product MCPRCAATEVTLQAVSPVAGVWEVRRCECCHYFWRSTEPERRTRRESYPEAFRMTRQDVESATEMPAVPPLRGAP is encoded by the coding sequence ATGTGCCCGCGTTGTGCCGCGACCGAGGTGACGCTGCAGGCCGTGTCGCCGGTCGCCGGGGTGTGGGAGGTGCGCCGCTGCGAGTGCTGCCACTACTTCTGGCGCAGCACCGAACCGGAGCGCCGCACCCGCCGCGAGTCCTACCCGGAGGCGTTCCGGATGACCCGCCAGGACGTCGAATCGGCGACCGAGATGCCCGCCGTCCCGCCGCTGCGGGGTGCGCCGTGA
- a CDS encoding non-oxidative hydroxyarylic acid decarboxylases subunit B codes for MAVRLIVGMTGATGAPLGVRLLEALRGLPEVETHLVLSRWARTTVELETGRSTREVAELADVVHGPAEQGASISSGSFRTDGMIVVPCSMKTLAGIRTGYADGLIGRAADVVLKERRKLVLVPRETPLSEIHLENMLALSRMGAVLVPPMPAFYDHPQSVTDLLDHVVMRVLDQFDLPAPDTPRWGGLRAARDASADR; via the coding sequence GTGGCGGTGCGCCTGATCGTCGGGATGACCGGAGCCACCGGGGCGCCGCTGGGCGTGCGCCTGCTCGAAGCGCTGCGCGGCCTGCCCGAGGTCGAGACGCACCTGGTGCTGAGCCGCTGGGCCCGCACCACCGTCGAGCTCGAAACCGGCCGCAGCACCCGCGAGGTCGCCGAGCTCGCCGACGTGGTGCACGGGCCCGCCGAACAGGGCGCGTCCATCTCGTCCGGCTCGTTCCGCACCGACGGCATGATCGTCGTGCCGTGCAGCATGAAGACCCTCGCCGGCATCCGCACCGGCTACGCCGACGGGCTCATCGGACGTGCCGCCGACGTGGTGCTCAAGGAGCGGCGCAAGCTCGTGCTCGTCCCGCGGGAGACGCCGCTGAGCGAGATCCACCTGGAGAACATGCTCGCGCTCTCCCGGATGGGCGCCGTGCTGGTCCCGCCGATGCCCGCCTTCTACGACCACCCGCAGTCGGTGACCGATCTGCTCGACCACGTCGTGATGCGGGTCCTCGACCAGTTCGACCTGCCCGCGCCGGACACCCCTCGCTGGGGCGGTCTCCGCGCGGCCCGGGACGCATCGGCCGACCGATGA
- a CDS encoding response regulator, with protein sequence MAQPDEAGTGPDAGGATRIALVDDHEVVRRGIADLLEDEDDFTIVAEVGTVQEALVRLPPARPDVAVLDVRLPDGNGIELCRELLSLLPGVRCLVLTSFSDDEALLDAIMAGASGYVLKQVLGSDLRSAIRQVAAGRSLLDAATTSAVLERQRRKHSREDPLRRLTEQERAVLELIGAGMTNRQIAERMFLAEKTVKNYVSQLLSKLGMQRRTQAAVLATELRSRPSSG encoded by the coding sequence ATGGCACAACCGGACGAGGCGGGCACCGGCCCCGACGCGGGCGGCGCGACCCGCATCGCCCTCGTCGACGACCACGAGGTGGTGCGCCGCGGGATCGCCGACCTCCTGGAGGACGAGGACGACTTCACCATCGTCGCCGAGGTCGGCACCGTGCAGGAGGCCCTGGTGCGGCTGCCACCGGCCCGGCCCGACGTGGCGGTGCTCGACGTGCGGCTGCCCGACGGCAACGGCATCGAGCTGTGCCGCGAACTGCTCTCCCTGCTGCCCGGAGTGCGCTGCCTGGTGCTCACCTCGTTCTCCGACGACGAAGCCCTGCTGGACGCGATCATGGCCGGGGCGTCCGGGTACGTGCTCAAGCAGGTCCTCGGATCCGACCTGCGCTCCGCGATCCGGCAGGTCGCCGCCGGTCGTTCGCTGCTCGACGCGGCCACCACCTCCGCCGTGCTCGAACGGCAGCGGCGCAAGCACTCCCGGGAGGACCCGCTGCGGCGGCTCACCGAACAGGAACGGGCCGTGCTGGAGCTGATCGGCGCCGGGATGACCAACCGGCAGATCGCCGAGCGGATGTTCCTCGCCGAGAAGACCGTGAAGAACTACGTCTCGCAGCTGCTCTCGAAGCTCGGGATGCAACGCCGCACCCAAGCGGCGGTCCTGGCCACCGAACTCCGCTCTCGTCCTTCCTCCGGTTGA
- a CDS encoding sensor histidine kinase, translating to MSEASSHDPVTDRLQEVASTLGDLRLDELLGELQERLARVISTRDRMQDLLDAVLAIGTELELDTTLHRIVTAATELVQARYGALGVLGPDGEFTQFVHVGIDEATVARMGPTPRGRGLLGQLTRDPRPLRLRDLTQHPASIGFPQHHPPMRGFLAIPIRVRDEVFGNLYLTEKLDGGEFGQDDEVVLRALAAAAGVTIENARLFDQARLRHRWLQASSEITTELLSGVSTADGLRLIAQRAMEISRADCALIVLARQGTSTGQARVEAVAGEADIEVGIPVSTDGPVLASLTGDTPVLESDVSASPVSGLNHVLPGYGPALAVPLHSGEAGAGAVIALRRKESRPFGPGQVPLLASFADQTAIALELAAKNRAQRQLDVFGERDRIARDLHDHVIQRLFATGLSLQGTLRRATDSDVRRRVQQSVQQLDDTVREIRTAIFDLHSSPGADDPVSLRRRLLDTVADASSGAGFAPAVRMSGAIDTAVPAGHFEHAEAVVREAVANALRHGGATAITVSVDTGAELTIEVVDNGCGAAGGAPGNGLRNLRARAEQLAGTLELTTPEDGGTRLTWRAPLPHDDPA from the coding sequence ATGTCCGAAGCCTCCTCCCACGACCCGGTCACCGACCGGCTGCAAGAGGTGGCCTCCACGTTGGGCGACCTCCGCCTCGACGAACTGCTCGGCGAGCTGCAGGAGCGGCTGGCCAGGGTGATCAGCACCCGGGACCGGATGCAGGACCTGCTGGACGCGGTCCTCGCGATCGGCACCGAGCTGGAGCTCGACACCACCCTGCACCGCATCGTCACCGCCGCCACCGAGCTGGTGCAGGCCCGCTACGGCGCGCTGGGCGTGCTCGGGCCGGACGGCGAGTTCACCCAGTTCGTGCACGTCGGCATCGACGAGGCCACCGTCGCCCGGATGGGGCCGACGCCGCGGGGCCGCGGGCTGCTCGGGCAGCTCACCCGGGATCCGCGCCCGCTGCGGCTGCGCGACCTCACCCAGCACCCGGCGTCGATCGGCTTCCCGCAGCACCACCCGCCGATGCGCGGCTTCCTCGCCATCCCCATCCGGGTGCGCGACGAGGTGTTCGGCAACCTGTACCTCACCGAGAAGCTCGACGGCGGCGAGTTCGGCCAGGACGACGAGGTGGTGCTGCGCGCGCTGGCCGCGGCCGCCGGGGTGACCATCGAGAACGCGCGGCTGTTCGACCAGGCGCGGCTGCGGCACCGCTGGTTGCAGGCCTCCAGCGAGATCACCACCGAGCTGCTGTCCGGGGTGAGCACCGCCGACGGGCTGCGGCTCATCGCGCAGCGCGCCATGGAGATCTCCCGCGCCGACTGCGCGCTGATCGTGCTGGCCCGCCAGGGCACCTCCACCGGCCAGGCACGGGTCGAGGCCGTCGCCGGGGAGGCGGACATCGAGGTGGGCATCCCGGTGAGCACCGACGGTCCGGTGCTGGCCAGCCTCACCGGCGACACGCCGGTGCTGGAGTCGGACGTGTCCGCGTCCCCGGTCAGCGGGCTCAACCACGTGCTGCCCGGCTACGGCCCGGCGCTGGCCGTGCCGCTGCACTCGGGCGAGGCGGGCGCGGGCGCGGTGATCGCGTTGCGCCGCAAGGAGAGCAGACCGTTCGGGCCGGGCCAGGTGCCGCTGCTGGCGTCCTTCGCCGACCAGACGGCGATCGCGCTGGAGCTGGCGGCGAAGAACCGCGCGCAGCGCCAGCTCGACGTGTTCGGCGAGCGCGACCGCATCGCCCGCGACCTGCACGACCACGTGATCCAGCGGCTGTTCGCGACCGGGCTGAGCCTGCAGGGCACGCTGCGCCGCGCGACCGACTCGGACGTGCGGCGGCGGGTGCAGCAGTCGGTGCAGCAGCTCGACGACACGGTGCGCGAGATCCGCACCGCCATCTTCGACCTGCACTCCTCGCCCGGCGCGGACGACCCGGTGAGCCTGCGCCGCCGGTTGCTGGACACCGTCGCCGACGCCAGCAGCGGCGCCGGGTTCGCCCCGGCGGTGCGGATGTCCGGTGCGATCGACACCGCGGTGCCCGCCGGCCACTTCGAGCACGCGGAGGCGGTGGTGCGGGAGGCGGTCGCGAACGCGCTGCGCCACGGCGGGGCCACCGCGATCACGGTGTCGGTGGACACCGGCGCGGAGCTCACCATCGAGGTGGTCGACAACGGCTGCGGCGCGGCCGGCGGAGCTCCCGGCAACGGGTTGCGCAACCTCCGCGCCCGCGCCGAACAGCTCGCAGGCACCCTGGAACTCACCACCCCCGAGGACGGCGGTACCCGCCTCACCTGGCGAGCCCCCCTCCCCCACGACGACCCCGCCTGA
- a CDS encoding MFS transporter codes for MTSTDGNPTATIPLASRTGRWIIAGTILGSGVAFLDGSVVNVALPAIGRDTGGGFAVLQWVLDAYLLTLSALLLLGGALGDRYGRRRVFQIGLVVFTLASLGCGLAPSGELLIVARLLQGVGGALLVPGSLALINSTIRSEDRGRAVGTWAGLTGVSSALGPFIGGWLVDAASWRWVFFINVPLAALALHVTARHVPETRSGRPGSPDLAGAATITLGLAGAIYALIELPARGWNPVTTAALVVGVAGLVAFPLLEHRGRNPILPLNLFASRQFTGANLTTFTVYAALSGALFLLSLQLQQTLGYSALRAGVATLPITVIMLLISGRMGALAQRTGPRLPMTIGPFGCAAGLALLTWAEPGSTYLTGVLPGVLVFGLGLSVTVAPLTSAVLASVTADRAGVASGVNNAISRLAGLVAVAVLPLVAGMTGPGDTVADGFGFAMLVSAGACALGGVLSWCTVGGRRLAVEPMPLPGVQQACQDPCTCTDAHR; via the coding sequence ATGACCAGCACCGACGGCAATCCCACCGCCACCATCCCGCTGGCGAGCCGCACCGGCCGGTGGATCATCGCGGGCACCATCCTCGGCTCGGGCGTGGCGTTCCTGGACGGGTCGGTGGTGAACGTGGCGCTGCCCGCCATCGGCCGAGACACCGGCGGCGGGTTCGCGGTGCTGCAGTGGGTGCTGGACGCGTACCTGCTCACGCTGAGCGCGCTGCTGCTGCTCGGCGGGGCGCTCGGCGACCGCTACGGGCGGCGGCGGGTGTTCCAGATCGGGCTCGTGGTGTTCACCCTCGCCTCCCTAGGCTGCGGGCTCGCGCCCAGCGGGGAGCTGCTGATCGTGGCACGGCTGCTGCAGGGCGTCGGCGGGGCGCTGCTCGTGCCGGGCAGCCTCGCGCTGATCAACTCCACCATCCGGTCCGAGGACCGCGGCCGGGCGGTGGGCACCTGGGCCGGCCTGACCGGGGTGTCCTCCGCGCTCGGGCCGTTCATCGGCGGGTGGCTGGTGGACGCGGCGTCCTGGCGCTGGGTGTTCTTCATCAACGTGCCGCTGGCCGCGCTCGCCCTGCACGTCACCGCCCGGCACGTGCCGGAGACCCGCAGCGGGCGGCCCGGCTCGCCCGACCTCGCCGGGGCCGCAACGATCACGCTCGGCCTGGCCGGGGCGATCTACGCGCTGATCGAGCTGCCCGCGCGCGGCTGGAACCCGGTCACCACCGCCGCGCTGGTCGTCGGGGTCGCCGGGCTGGTCGCGTTCCCGCTGCTCGAACACCGCGGGCGGAACCCGATCCTGCCGCTGAACCTGTTCGCCTCCCGCCAGTTCACCGGGGCGAACCTCACCACGTTCACCGTGTACGCGGCGCTCAGCGGCGCGCTGTTCCTGCTGTCGTTGCAGCTGCAGCAGACCCTCGGCTACTCGGCGCTGCGCGCGGGGGTGGCGACGCTGCCGATCACCGTGATCATGCTGCTGATCTCCGGGCGGATGGGTGCGCTGGCGCAGCGCACCGGGCCGCGGCTGCCGATGACGATCGGGCCGTTCGGATGCGCGGCGGGGCTGGCGCTGCTGACCTGGGCGGAGCCGGGCTCGACCTACCTCACCGGGGTGCTGCCCGGGGTGCTCGTGTTCGGGCTGGGCCTGTCGGTGACGGTGGCGCCGCTGACCTCGGCGGTGCTCGCCTCGGTGACCGCCGATCGTGCCGGGGTGGCCTCCGGGGTGAACAACGCGATCTCCCGCCTCGCCGGGCTGGTCGCGGTGGCGGTGCTGCCGCTGGTCGCGGGGATGACCGGGCCCGGGGACACCGTCGCCGACGGGTTCGGGTTCGCCATGCTGGTCTCGGCCGGGGCGTGCGCGCTCGGCGGCGTGCTGTCCTGGTGCACGGTCGGCGGCCGCCGCCTCGCGGTCGAGCCGATGCCGCTGCCCGGGGTGCAGCAGGCCTGCCAGGACCCGTGCACCTGCACCGACGCCCACCGCTGA
- the sfnG gene encoding dimethylsulfone monooxygenase SfnG, with protein MSTDIPAAPLKFAYWVPNVSGGLVTSTIEQRTDFGFEYNKELAVLAERSGFEYALSQVRYASSYGAAQQHDPAAFSLGLLLATERLKLIVAAHPGLWHPAILAKFGITADILSQGRFAVNIVSGWFKEEFTGLGEPWLEHDERYRRTEEFIRVLRGLWTQPNFELAGDFYRIRDFSLRPQPFEVPGRPHPEIFQGGNSSAARTLAGRVSDWYFSNGKDFDGFSEQVADVRAQAAAHGRTVRFGLNGFHIARDTEAEARAVLKEIVDKADVAAVEGFRKSVQQAGKSTSDGKGMWADSEFADLVQYNDGFRTGLIGTPEQIAHRIIEYKKRGADLILLGFLHYLEDVEHFGTHVLPIVRELEADLDRTGDPIGATR; from the coding sequence GTGTCCACCGACATCCCCGCCGCACCGCTGAAGTTCGCCTACTGGGTGCCCAACGTCAGCGGCGGCCTGGTCACCAGCACCATCGAACAGCGCACCGACTTCGGGTTCGAGTACAACAAGGAACTCGCGGTGCTCGCCGAGCGCAGCGGGTTCGAGTACGCGCTCAGCCAGGTCCGCTACGCCTCCAGCTACGGTGCCGCGCAGCAGCACGACCCGGCCGCGTTCAGCCTCGGCCTGCTGCTGGCCACCGAACGGCTCAAGCTCATCGTCGCCGCCCACCCCGGCCTGTGGCACCCGGCGATCCTCGCGAAGTTCGGCATCACCGCCGACATCCTGTCCCAGGGCCGGTTCGCGGTGAACATCGTCAGCGGCTGGTTCAAGGAGGAGTTCACCGGCCTCGGCGAACCCTGGCTGGAGCACGACGAGCGCTACCGGCGCACCGAGGAGTTCATCCGCGTGCTGCGCGGGCTGTGGACGCAGCCGAACTTCGAGCTGGCCGGCGACTTCTACCGCATCCGCGACTTCAGCCTGCGCCCGCAACCGTTCGAGGTGCCCGGGCGCCCGCACCCGGAGATCTTCCAGGGCGGCAACTCCTCCGCGGCGCGCACCCTCGCCGGACGCGTCTCGGACTGGTACTTCAGCAACGGCAAGGACTTCGACGGGTTCAGCGAGCAGGTCGCCGACGTCCGCGCCCAGGCCGCCGCCCACGGCCGCACCGTCCGCTTCGGCCTCAACGGCTTCCACATCGCCCGCGACACCGAGGCCGAGGCGAGGGCCGTGCTCAAGGAGATCGTGGACAAGGCTGACGTGGCCGCCGTCGAAGGGTTCCGCAAGTCCGTGCAGCAGGCCGGGAAGTCCACATCGGACGGCAAGGGCATGTGGGCGGACTCCGAATTCGCCGACCTCGTCCAGTACAACGACGGCTTCCGCACCGGCCTCATCGGCACTCCGGAGCAGATCGCGCACCGCATCATCGAGTACAAGAAGCGCGGCGCGGACCTGATCCTGCTCGGATTCCTGCACTACCTCGAAGACGTCGAGCACTTCGGCACCCACGTGCTGCCCATCGTCCGCGAACTCGAAGCGGACCTCGACCGCACCGGCGACCCCATCGGCGCCACCCGGTGA
- a CDS encoding acyl-CoA dehydrogenase family protein — MSTTEPTTTRWERRPDTPEGWLERARDVAALLAVDAVERDRAGATPHAEVRLLKESGLVRLLGPVEHGGGGQRWDTAYRVIREVAKGDGSIGQLLGYHYLWAWAVRLVGTDAQIDAVEQLYTENDLFFGGAVNPRDSDVVITDEGDEIVYTGRKSFSTGSKVSDLTVLEGVLDGTDDHIFAIVPSDQEAIVYGDDWDNLGQRLTESGSVEIRGVRVPWESAAGYVDKRFQPLVYNTLNTPTIQLVFTNFYLGIAQGALDAATAYTREKTRPWPYGGDDKDSATEEFYVLDTYGDLQAKLWAAEALVDRAGQRIDGLLHAERDSVTAAQRGQAAVLIAAAKERIVQTGLEIATRIYEVTGARATANSAGLDIFWRNLRTHTLHDPIAYKRVEVGRYALLGEIPEPTWYT; from the coding sequence GTGAGCACCACCGAACCGACCACCACCCGCTGGGAACGACGACCCGACACCCCCGAGGGCTGGCTCGAACGCGCCCGCGACGTGGCCGCGCTGCTGGCCGTCGACGCCGTCGAGCGCGACCGCGCCGGCGCCACCCCGCACGCCGAAGTCCGGCTGCTCAAGGAATCCGGCCTGGTCCGGCTGCTCGGGCCCGTCGAGCACGGCGGGGGCGGTCAGCGCTGGGACACCGCCTACCGGGTGATCCGCGAGGTCGCCAAGGGCGACGGGTCCATCGGCCAGCTGCTCGGCTACCACTACCTGTGGGCGTGGGCGGTGCGGCTGGTCGGCACCGACGCGCAGATCGACGCCGTCGAGCAGCTCTACACCGAGAACGACCTGTTCTTCGGCGGGGCGGTGAACCCGCGCGACTCCGACGTGGTCATCACCGACGAGGGCGATGAGATCGTCTACACTGGGCGAAAGTCCTTCTCCACCGGCAGCAAGGTCTCCGACCTCACCGTGCTGGAGGGCGTCCTCGACGGCACCGACGACCACATCTTCGCCATCGTGCCCTCCGACCAGGAGGCCATCGTCTACGGCGACGACTGGGACAACCTCGGCCAGCGGCTCACCGAATCCGGCAGCGTCGAGATCCGCGGCGTGCGGGTGCCGTGGGAGTCGGCGGCGGGCTACGTGGACAAGCGGTTCCAGCCGCTGGTCTACAACACGCTGAACACGCCCACCATCCAGCTGGTGTTCACCAACTTCTACCTCGGCATCGCGCAGGGCGCCCTGGACGCCGCGACCGCCTACACCCGGGAGAAGACCCGGCCGTGGCCCTACGGCGGGGACGACAAGGACAGCGCCACCGAGGAGTTCTACGTCCTCGACACCTACGGCGACCTGCAGGCGAAGCTGTGGGCCGCGGAAGCGCTCGTGGACCGCGCCGGGCAGCGCATCGACGGGTTGCTGCACGCCGAACGGGACTCGGTGACCGCCGCGCAGCGCGGGCAGGCCGCCGTGCTCATCGCCGCCGCCAAGGAGCGGATCGTGCAGACCGGACTGGAGATCGCCACCCGGATCTACGAGGTGACCGGGGCCCGGGCGACCGCGAACTCCGCCGGCCTGGACATCTTCTGGCGCAACCTGCGCACCCACACGCTGCACGACCCGATCGCGTACAAGCGGGTCGAGGTGGGCCGCTACGCGCTGCTCGGCGAGATCCCGGAACCGACCTGGTACACGTGA
- a CDS encoding MarR family winged helix-turn-helix transcriptional regulator yields MQLESAVFHLMRRVLQDHGARWQARSPQLTKPQYAALTAIDEAPGIEQAALGRRAAIDKATLAAMLARLEQRGLVARTVDRYDRRRRVLELTDEGRRVLRETTALADEINSTALDRLSAEESDRLRQLLTKLAADETGELAPPPETPGT; encoded by the coding sequence GTGCAGCTGGAAAGCGCCGTCTTCCACCTGATGCGCCGGGTCCTGCAGGACCACGGCGCCCGCTGGCAGGCGCGATCCCCGCAGCTGACCAAGCCGCAGTACGCCGCGCTCACCGCCATCGACGAGGCCCCCGGCATCGAACAGGCCGCGCTGGGCAGGCGCGCCGCGATCGACAAGGCGACGCTCGCCGCGATGCTCGCCCGCCTCGAACAGCGCGGGCTCGTCGCGCGCACCGTCGACCGCTACGACCGCAGGCGCCGCGTGCTGGAGCTGACCGACGAGGGCAGGCGGGTGCTGCGCGAGACCACCGCGCTCGCCGACGAGATCAACAGCACCGCGCTGGACCGGCTCAGCGCCGAGGAATCGGACCGGCTCCGGCAGCTGCTCACCAAGCTCGCCGCCGACGAGACCGGCGAGCTCGCCCCGCCCCCGGAAACCCCCGGCACCTGA
- a CDS encoding CoA transferase subunit A — translation MARILALDEAIAELVADGDVIALEGFTHLIPVAAGHEIIRQRKRDLVLCRMTPDIVYDQLIGAGCARKLVFSWGGNPGVGSLHRFRDAVQHSWPVPLEIEEHSHAGMANRYAAGASGLPFAILRGYTGTDLPAHTDSIKTVTCPFTGEELAAVPALNPDVGIVHAQQADRQGNVQLWGITGVQKETVLAAKRSLVTVEEVVDELTPRPGAVVLPTWAVTAVAEVPGGAHPSYAQGYSERDNDHYRRWDAISRDRAEFEAWLDREGLVERSAR, via the coding sequence GTGGCACGCATCCTCGCCCTCGACGAGGCGATCGCCGAGTTGGTCGCCGACGGCGACGTGATCGCACTCGAAGGCTTCACCCACCTCATCCCGGTCGCCGCCGGGCACGAGATCATCCGGCAGCGCAAGCGCGACCTGGTGCTGTGCCGGATGACGCCGGACATCGTCTACGACCAGCTCATCGGCGCCGGGTGCGCGCGCAAGCTGGTGTTCTCCTGGGGCGGCAACCCCGGAGTCGGTTCGCTGCACCGGTTCCGGGACGCCGTGCAGCACTCCTGGCCGGTGCCGCTGGAGATCGAGGAGCACAGCCACGCCGGCATGGCCAACCGCTACGCCGCGGGCGCCTCCGGGCTGCCGTTCGCGATCCTGCGCGGCTACACCGGCACCGACCTGCCCGCGCACACCGACTCCATCAAGACCGTCACCTGCCCGTTCACCGGCGAGGAGCTGGCCGCGGTACCCGCGCTGAACCCGGACGTCGGCATCGTGCACGCGCAGCAGGCCGACCGGCAGGGCAACGTGCAGCTGTGGGGCATCACCGGGGTGCAGAAGGAGACCGTGCTCGCCGCGAAGCGCTCCCTGGTGACCGTCGAGGAGGTCGTCGACGAGCTCACCCCGCGGCCCGGCGCCGTGGTGCTGCCGACGTGGGCCGTCACCGCCGTCGCCGAGGTCCCCGGCGGCGCCCACCCGTCCTACGCGCAGGGCTACTCGGAACGGGACAACGACCACTACCGGCGCTGGGACGCGATCTCTCGCGACCGCGCCGAGTTCGAGGCGTGGCTGGACCGCGAGGGCCTGGTCGAGAGGAGCGCGCGATGA
- a CDS encoding non-oxidative hydroxyarylic acid decarboxylases subunit C, producing the protein MAHDDLRSYLDALDEAGQLLRITEQVDPEPDLGAAANAVSRLGEGAPALRFDDVTGFTDPRIVLNAHGSWPNHAIAMGMPPETSTREQVQEFIRRWEDFPVAPERRADPPFLANSREGAEVDLFEVLPLFRLNDGDGGFYLDKAAVVSRDPDDPENFAKQNVGVYRMEVKGRNELGLQPVPMHDIALHLGKAEERGEDLPVAIALGNDPMITIVGGTPLGYEQSEYEMAGALRGAPAPIATGPLTGFDVPWGCEVLLEGVVVGRRREVEGPFGEFTGHYSGGRNMPVVRIDRISFRTDPIFESLYLGKPWTEIDYLIGPATCVPLYQQLRAEFPEVQAVNAMYTHGLLAIVSTKKRYGGFARAVGLRAMTTPHGLGYTKVVIVVDEDVDPFDLPQVMWALSTKVNPAGDLVVLPNMSVVGLDPGSQPAGISDKLVIDATTPVAPDARGHYGQPVRDLPETGRWVEKLRALLREN; encoded by the coding sequence GTGGCCCACGACGACCTGCGGTCCTACCTGGATGCGCTCGACGAGGCGGGACAGCTGCTGCGGATCACCGAACAGGTCGATCCGGAACCGGACCTCGGCGCCGCCGCCAACGCCGTGTCCCGGCTCGGCGAGGGCGCGCCCGCGCTGCGGTTCGACGACGTCACCGGGTTCACCGACCCGCGCATCGTGCTCAACGCGCACGGGTCCTGGCCCAACCACGCCATCGCGATGGGGATGCCGCCGGAGACCTCCACCCGCGAGCAGGTGCAGGAGTTCATCCGGCGCTGGGAGGACTTCCCGGTCGCCCCCGAGCGCCGCGCCGACCCGCCGTTCCTGGCGAACTCCCGCGAAGGCGCCGAGGTCGACCTGTTCGAGGTGCTGCCGCTGTTCCGGCTCAACGACGGCGACGGCGGCTTCTACCTGGACAAGGCCGCCGTCGTCTCCCGCGACCCGGACGATCCGGAGAACTTCGCCAAGCAGAACGTCGGCGTCTACCGGATGGAGGTCAAGGGCCGGAACGAACTCGGCCTGCAACCGGTGCCGATGCACGACATCGCGCTGCACCTGGGCAAGGCCGAGGAGCGCGGCGAGGACCTGCCGGTCGCGATCGCGCTCGGCAACGACCCGATGATCACCATCGTCGGCGGCACCCCGCTCGGCTACGAGCAGTCCGAGTACGAGATGGCGGGCGCGCTGCGCGGGGCCCCGGCGCCGATCGCCACCGGGCCGCTGACCGGGTTCGACGTGCCGTGGGGCTGCGAGGTGCTGCTCGAAGGCGTGGTCGTCGGGCGGCGCCGCGAGGTCGAGGGGCCGTTCGGCGAGTTCACCGGGCACTACTCCGGCGGCCGGAACATGCCGGTGGTGCGCATCGACCGCATCTCCTTCCGCACCGACCCGATCTTCGAATCGCTGTACCTGGGCAAGCCGTGGACCGAGATCGACTACCTGATCGGCCCGGCCACCTGCGTGCCGCTCTACCAGCAGCTGCGCGCGGAGTTCCCCGAGGTGCAGGCGGTCAACGCGATGTACACGCACGGGCTGCTGGCGATCGTGTCCACCAAGAAGCGCTACGGCGGTTTCGCCCGCGCGGTGGGGCTGCGGGCGATGACGACGCCGCACGGCCTCGGCTACACCAAGGTCGTGATCGTCGTCGACGAGGACGTGGACCCGTTCGACCTGCCGCAGGTGATGTGGGCGCTGTCCACGAAGGTCAACCCGGCCGGGGACCTGGTGGTGCTGCCGAACATGTCGGTGGTGGGCCTCGATCCGGGGTCGCAGCCCGCGGGCATCAGCGACAAGCTGGTGATCGACGCGACGACGCCGGTGGCGCCGGACGCGCGCGGGCACTACGGCCAGCCGGTGCGGGACCTGCCCGAGACCGGGCGCTGGGTGGAGAAGCTGCGCGCCCTGCTGCGCGAGAACTGA
- a CDS encoding NUDIX hydrolase: MAKFTWHTRAVPGGLPVRQVYGFLFAPDGRVLIRVDGAKHSLPGGRPEPGESAYVDILRRETYEEVTLDIAEPHYLGYQCVDDGHSPYAQVRMVAEISRVHPPEPDPDNGRTYLRLLVHPGKAGDLLNWGETGHQQAAAAANAAIAVLGLPHQGLPDSGYL; encoded by the coding sequence ATGGCCAAGTTCACCTGGCACACCCGCGCCGTGCCCGGAGGCCTACCGGTCCGCCAGGTCTACGGGTTCCTGTTCGCCCCGGACGGGCGCGTGCTGATCAGGGTGGACGGCGCGAAGCACTCGCTGCCCGGCGGGCGACCGGAGCCCGGCGAGTCCGCCTACGTGGACATCTTGCGGCGCGAGACCTACGAGGAGGTCACGCTCGACATCGCCGAGCCGCACTACCTCGGCTACCAGTGCGTCGACGACGGGCACTCGCCGTACGCGCAGGTGCGGATGGTCGCCGAGATCAGCCGGGTGCACCCGCCGGAACCGGACCCGGACAACGGGCGCACCTACCTGCGGCTGCTGGTGCACCCGGGCAAGGCGGGCGACCTGCTCAACTGGGGCGAGACGGGCCACCAGCAGGCCGCGGCCGCGGCGAACGCCGCGATCGCCGTGCTCGGCCTCCCGCACCAGGGCCTGCCGGACAGCGGCTACCTCTGA